The genomic region GGACCTCCTGGTTGAACACCGACACGCCGGTGATGTCCGACGGCAGCAGGTCCGGCGTGAACTGGATCCGGCGCACGGTGCAGTCGATGGAGCGGGCCAGCGCCTTGGCCAGCATCGTCTTGCCGACGCCCGGTACGTCCTCGATCAGCAGATGACCTTCGGCGAGCAGCACGGTGACGGCTGTCTCGACGACATCGGGTTTGCCCTCGATGACCTGCTCGATGGCTCGGCGGACCCGTCCCGCCACCTCCGTCAGCTCGTCGAAGTCCATGGCCGAGCTGGTCGCGGTGGTGCTCACCCTGAGTCCTCCCCATTGGTTGATGGCCGAATCATTCTGACCCGGCGTGGGGGTCCGGCCTAGCCCTGCGGGAATTTCGTTACCCCGCGTTTCGGCATTCATCGACGTGATCCCTCACCCGGCGGTGCTGATGCGTGACCTCCAGCGTACGGGGGAGCGAAACGGGGCGGATTTGGTTGACCGTGGGGCAAAGTGGAGTAAGGTGGAGCGCAGTGGTACGGATGTGGTGGAAATCAGCTCGACCTGAGTCGGAGAGTCCGCAACGGGGAGGTGGAGCGTGTTCCTCGGAACGCACTTCCCCAAGCTCGACGACAAGGGACGGCTGTTCCTGCCGGCGAAGTTCCGCGACGAACTGGCGGAGGGTCTGGTGATCACCCGCGGACAGGAGCGGTCGCTGTCCGTGTGGCCCGAAGCGGAGTTCGTACAACTGACCGAGCAGCTGAAGCAGGCGCCGATCACCAACAAGGGTGCTCGGGACTACCTGCGGATGCTGTTCGCCGGAGCCTCCAACGAGGTGCCGGACAAGCAGGGCCGGGTCACCATCCCGCCGATGCTGCGCGATTACGCGGGACTGGATCGCGACTGTGTCGTCATCGGGGCGATGAACAGGGTGGAGATCTGGAACACGGAGAACTGGAACCGGTACTCCGCGGAGCAGGAGCAGGCCTTCGCCGACCTGTCCGAGGAGGTACTGCCCGGGATCTTCTGAGCAGGGACCTGAGCACGAGCCGACCGAGCAAGACCACGTGGTCACCGGACGTCCGGTGAGATCACGGGTCCGACTTCCGACCTGGGTGTTGGCGCCACTTCCCCGGCGCCAAGGCCGCAGGTACTTCCCCGGGAGGCGTACCCGCGATCTGACCGGACGACTGTGCACCTCTGTGCTCCACCCGATGCTCCACTTCGCTCCACAACCGCCCCCGCCGACCAGTCGGCACCAGCAGGACAGCAGTCGAGAACCCGCGGGGGCAGGGTCGCTCCCGCGGCTACGGAAGGGTCGAGATGGACGGTGCCGAGCGGTGCGCAGGGAACGGCTGGCCGATGGCCATGACCGTTCTGTCGCCGCGCCGCCGGCCGGTCCGGGACGGGAGGTCCGATGACAGGGCCTGAGCCGTCCGAGCGCCACGTGCCCGTGATGCTCGACCGGGTCGTCGCGCTGCTCGCTCCCGCGCTCCAGCAGCCCGGGTCAGTGCTCGTCGACGCCACTCTCGGTCTCGGTGGGCACTCCGAGGCGTTCCTGCAGCGCTGCCCCGAGGCCCGGCTGATCGGCCTCGACCGTGACCCCGCCGCGCTCCGGCTGGCCGGCGAGCGGCTCGCGCCGTACGCCGGACGCACCACGCTGGTGCACGCCGTGTACGACGAGCTGCCGCGGGTCCTCGACGAGCTCGGCGTGCCCGCGATCGACGGGATCCTGTTCGACCTCGGGGTGTCGTCGATGCAGCTGGACGAGGCAGACCGCGGGTTCGCCTACGCCCAGGACGCGCCGCTGGACATGCGGATGGACCCGACCGCGCCGACCACGGCCGCGGACGTCCTGAACACCTACAGCGCGGCCGACCTGGCCCGGATCCTGTTCCAGTACGGCGAGGAGAAGTTCGCCCGCAAGATCGCCGACCGGATCGTCCGGGCCCGGGAGACCGAGCCGTTCAGCCACAGCGCGCGGCTGTCCGAGCTGGTCCGCGACGCGATCCCGCAGGCGGCCCGGCGGACCGGGGGACACCCGGCCAAGCGGACCTTCCAGGCGCTGCGGATCGAGGTGAACAGCGAGCTGGACGTGCTGCGCCGCGCGCTGCCGGCCGCGCTCGGCGCGCTCGCGCTGCACGGCCGCATCGTGGTGATGAGCTACCACTCGCTGGAGGACCGGATCACCAAGCAGACGCTCGCGGCCGCCACCCGGTCCGACGTACCGGACGACCTGCCGGTGATCCCGGCCGGGCACGAGCCGTACCTCAAGTTGCTGACTCGCGGCGCCGAACGGCCGACCGAGGACGAAGTGGCGGAGAACCCGCGGGCCGCCTCGGCCCGGGTCCGGGCCGCCGAGCGAGTCCGGGCGAAGGGGTTGGTGGCCTGATGAGTACTGTCTTCAGCCCGTCGAAGGCGCGGGTCACCCCGGCGCCGGCGTCGAGGCCCGAGCCGAAGCTGCGGATCGTGTACGGCGCGCCGTTCCGGCCGCCGCGGATGCCGTTCGTCATCTTCGTCGTGTCGCTGCTGGCGGCCGGGCTGGTCGGCCTGCTGCTGCTCAACACCGAGCTGCAGCGCGGGGCGTTCCAGGTGACGGACCTCAACCAGCGAGCCGACCAGCTGCGCGACCAGCAGGAGCAGCTGGAGCGGCAGACCCGCACGCTCGAGTCGCCGCAGAACCTGGCCGACCGGGCACTGCGGATGGGCATGGTGCCGAACCCGAACCCGGTCTTCCTGCGGCTGTCGGACGGCCAGGTGCTCGGCGTACCGGCCGAGGGCCGGCCGGGAACCGGGGCGGCGATGTTCGGAGACGCGCCGGCCAAGCCGAAGCCCGCCGCCCCGCCTGAGCCGCCGGCCGCCACCACCACCAAGCCGCCGGCCGCGACGACGACGAAGCCGCCG from Kribbella flavida DSM 17836 harbors:
- the mraZ gene encoding division/cell wall cluster transcriptional repressor MraZ, with translation MFLGTHFPKLDDKGRLFLPAKFRDELAEGLVITRGQERSLSVWPEAEFVQLTEQLKQAPITNKGARDYLRMLFAGASNEVPDKQGRVTIPPMLRDYAGLDRDCVVIGAMNRVEIWNTENWNRYSAEQEQAFADLSEEVLPGIF
- the rsmH gene encoding 16S rRNA (cytosine(1402)-N(4))-methyltransferase RsmH — its product is MTGPEPSERHVPVMLDRVVALLAPALQQPGSVLVDATLGLGGHSEAFLQRCPEARLIGLDRDPAALRLAGERLAPYAGRTTLVHAVYDELPRVLDELGVPAIDGILFDLGVSSMQLDEADRGFAYAQDAPLDMRMDPTAPTTAADVLNTYSAADLARILFQYGEEKFARKIADRIVRARETEPFSHSARLSELVRDAIPQAARRTGGHPAKRTFQALRIEVNSELDVLRRALPAALGALALHGRIVVMSYHSLEDRITKQTLAAATRSDVPDDLPVIPAGHEPYLKLLTRGAERPTEDEVAENPRAASARVRAAERVRAKGLVA